The DNA region AACAATGCCATCTACAAACACTAATTATATACGTTATAATCCATTTTTTAGAGTATTCTCGGAGTCGAACCTTCGATCGTTGTCAGTAGAAACAATGTATTTCTACCAACTGTTCTATCTTATCTGCGTGTTATAATAGTTTtttgatatgatatatattattagttataaatccagattttatttatttgggttCAAGATCGATGGccttatctaatatatatttaggcCATGAATGGATGCAgtttttgattcagtttttcgatttggtttttgaaatttagtttttagttttagattttgttattaggtttttgtttgaaaaatcccaaaaaaatagtttttggtttttgagagaaaaaaatgtagaaaaagtaaaaactagATTCCTTAAATTATAGGAGtactaaaaatctaaaatcgtGAATGGAAGAGTACAACGAAAAAGTTTTTCTAAATTCTAGggaatccaaaattttaaaatcttgattggttaaaaatgagtttttgaaaaacaaaaaccaaaatctcttttaaaatctacaaaacattCAAGGCCTTAGATTATACGTTAACCTGATTTAGGGCCGAGAATGGCCTTATCCAATTTATATTTGGATTGTATGATAATCTGATTTAAGGCCGTCGTCGGCCTTATCTAATATAATTTGGATTAAATATTACCATTATTTAGGGCCAAAGACGGCCTTGTTCAGAataattttaggtttaatgTTAACATGATTTAGGGCGGACGACGGCCTTATCTATTCTAATATTAGTTTAAAACGTGAATAAGAAACAGATTTACAATAGATCCTATTGAACGTTACCAAATACATTTGCATGTATCATGTGAATTAACTTTCAgattttcttttagttatatatctatatatatttacagatatttgacaaaattaattaaaaactccCACATGTAGatacatttatttattctgGAATAACAAATGAATAAATTTCTTGATCAAATTTGattcatatataaatcatatatcCCACGTTGCACATGCAAGTTATGAGCAGATTTCAAGAGATATCTGTCTACAATAATACGTCAACGGATCGGATAATATTCCAACAAAAGCATAATACAAACAGAAGCATCCAACATTCCCAAATTATTCAAATTCGTGTCGTAATCCAATATTTATAGTATAGAAAAGGTCTtgttattatatagatttatgttgtaatatgtattacAATATACGATAAAAAATGTTCGGCCACCTAATACAAAATAACCGAGTAGGCAAGTAATACATATTAGGTAATTATTTTGAGCAAATTAATTAGTAACTTGAATGTCTAAATATGAGTTTTTACGTACGTACAATGTACAGTCAAACATTTTTGAGCTTATAAAGCAAAATGCTGTTGACATTCCGAAGACaacccttttctttttgtcgtcAAGGTAGTTATATATTTAAGTTCATTATAGAAATAGCTAGTCATACAAACACCGAAGACATAAGTtaaactctgtttcttttggTCTTTATTGTTACTTCCCGACGTTGACTCCACCTATGATTTTTTCTATGTTTCGATTCAACTTTTACGCAccacacatattatatatatatatatatatatatatatatattataatgtcaAGATTCCATATCATAATCATATCTAACTTTAGTAATCAATCAACTGATACTTCATAATACCAAagagtttgtatatatatatatatatagagagagagagagataatagTATAAGTGTAACCCTAATTAAGGACGCtagaataatatttattgatcctatatatattatgtaaaccAACACAACATTTTAGTTATATGCATACAAACTATAAAGACAGACTTAAATCATATTAAAGAAAATcgaataagagagagagaaaaaagaagataaagcatGTGCATGGTAGACTTGTCGTTGACGTGAAGGATTAAATATGCCCGTGAAGAAAATATTATCGAGAAAACTCAATGAATACTGCGAATGCTTTGGgatatcttcttctcctttctcgtTGGTCCACTTCATTTATGGGTAATCTCCAATTGGGCCCTATACGTATCTgcatacacacatatatatatatatatatatatatataatgtgctGGGTATATATACGTTGAAAATGCAGTATGTACGTGCTTATTTTTACgtcgaaaataaataaaaagacttcCAAATTTTGAATTGTCAGTACAGGGTTAATTTATCtcggttttcatttttttctaaaaaaggtaaaatcgTGTAAACCGTTGCCAGTTTAGCcaaattttattctttcaaaTAAAACGTCATTTGGTAATATCTATTTAAATGGTAACAGCATACTTTTTGGGTGTCGGAACAACACTGGTCATATACTcatataacatattatatatagggttaaaaataaaactttttttttattttgtaaaactaGCCATACAATGAAAAAGGTAAATTCATACatcatatgtttttattttttagtttttaatcatTGAATTTATTGAGTTGATTTAGTTAAGTATTAAATAATGTTGTTTTATGTATAGAAAAATGGTTTGTTTTCTATACTTTCTTAATATGCTTTTCACTAAATATTCTATTACTTAATGGAacgaaactatatatatttagtggaatttcctaaaatatagaTGAAATTTCGGGACAAGTGAAATTTATAGTGATACGGAAATGTaactaataaaattttgataagaaaaaataatcattgCATAACGTAACGTCGTAACCTAacatacttttgttatcatgcATATATTCTGTTATAATGGTTTTTAGTATCCACACACACAAGCAAATTTCCTAATGTATAAAATTCCATGAAAGGAAAGCCACAATTATATACGCTTTTGGAACGTGGAGAGATGAAATATTACTTCTAGAccgttaaatttaaatttgatggGGACAAGACAACCTCGTGGATATGCTAGAACAGTTTTACAAAGACATCGATACATATACCAATATGTGCAATAACATTATATAAaatgatgaatatatattagagaGGCATCACAGAACAAAGACAAACACTCGTGACATAGCCAGCTAGCGTCCGTAAATATgacaaatgaaaataatatttatagcGAATAAGGAAaaggtaaacaaaataaattaaattcacACACACACGAACACACTAGAAAAGAGCGGCctttactctttctctctcaactcATTCACTGCCTTAGGCAATGATATGACCATAAATGTGACAGgccaaaaatgtttttttccttcaaatatAATAGTTAGATTATTCCAAAAAGATCAATGACATTGGCGTTTCCCTAATCAATCGTTTTTCTGACTAACATAATAGTACGAGTTGTAACTTAATAATACGATTGTACGTCGTACAGGTTACTAATTAAAAAGTGATaatgaaacacacaaaattatagaacattatcagtttgacaaaaaaaaaacaaaaacataaaaataaaaatatgaaagaaaataagaactccgagatagtttttttcttcttaaaatagcattttttataaaaggaaAGTTATGAATTAACAGAATcaaatttgggaaaaaaacttGTTAACTCGGGAACTATAGTAtaagctaataataataaaaacaaccACTGAACTTTAAGTACTACTAATTTTTCGTGAAGGATATCATATTTTATGTGAACAAACACTACAAGTTTTgatattaactcaaattttctaaatatatatattggttaacGACAAACCTGAAGATTCATACACCTGCGATGATCTTCAACCTAGGAACTCGCGTGAAAAAATTCATCAAATCGTAGAGATTGCTCTCATTGTCGCCATAGATGCGGAAAAGCTTCTTACAATACAGCTTTCTGAAAAGTGAGGGGTAAATTTGGTACTTTCCTTGAAGAGCTAAGGAGGGAAAGCACTGAGTCACCTTCGCCGCCGGAATTAATTGATTCTCTCTGCGGAAGACGAAGATCGAGAGTCATCATCTTGTTGAGGATGAGAACACGTGCATATGATACTGTTGATGATGATTACAAAAAACTAGGGCTTCGCTCCTGCATCATGAAGAATCCAGGACGAACTAAAAACGAGTTCATATGAGGATCCAGAGACGACAAGTTTAACGTGTTCGAGGTTCTGTAGGGACCCCTATGTGGGATAGACCAATAATAACCATGTTGCAATTGTGTTGTAGTTGTGTCTGTAGGATAAGTGATGAGTCGCACTTTCTTAAACCAACGCGTCACGgaactctctctctgtctgtGATGTcacaattattatttaaattaatataaaagggATCTATTTGTTAAATTGGCCTTCACTATATATACACAAGATGTAAAAGAAAAACGTCAAGACAAAAGCATACACAGTAGCAGAGAGACTCATCATTTCTCGTAGCTACAATTAAGATTCCATTGTCTTGAAATGACTAAAAAGTAGATTGATAGTTAActctatataaaaatttatcattCTCCTcctatatatgtaaacttactCGTTAACATGTCTTCTACACACACTCACATCACATGCATATGGTTTTGCtcatacatattacatatatatgcaGACATCCATATGTAACTttacatatcttattataaatcTAGACTACGATCGGTGACAGCATAGAACGATGAATGATATCATATATACAATCTCTGAGTAGTATACGctttatataattatgaaattgGTAGACTAATACAAAGGTGGGCGGAGCTAGAAATTTTTCAGAATAGGACAGAGAACAATTAAGGAATATTTTGCATGTCAATCTAATTCTAAGACACTTGGCTTTTATTAAATGTAACTCGAGGATGTATTgaatgaacatttttttttttgctggtcAACGACTCAACGTATTGAATGCAAGTTCATTTATATAATTCGTTTCTATATATCTTATGAACGTGACGCGCGCGCGCACACACACAAATATTCCATCCAAGGCATCCAATAATTATTTTGAGGAAAAACATTTTATGGTTCTGTTCGTAACAATTTAATAATCCTAAGAATTTTAGCATGAGTCAACACAAATATACACATTATTATATAGTATGGTTTAATTAGCAGTAGTATATGATATAACCGTccgaaaatatatattagattgatgcataaaataaaatccgTACTATAAGGATATTATTCTACGACAGAAAATTAAGGCGGTGTATCCAAggcaaattaattaaaattcaatttgGCCGTCGGcagtttaaaacttaaaaaaacttaaatatatttaatatgaattgtgtgtaataaatttatctttatactcaaaattatgtgtaacatattaattaaattaaaaagaatgatGATCCCAGTGAGGTCTCGGAACGCACGTGAGGGATGATGGTGGGCGCACGTGGGCTCAGGACAATATTGAAGTGTTCTTTTCACTTCTTTGTTAGACGACTTTTGTGTTTAACCTTCCATGGAAAGTTATGTCCTCTTCTATGAAGCCGTAGATTCTGTTctctttaaaacattttaattttgttgcatCTTTCACATATGAATATCGTCTTTGGAAATAAAGCTACCACTTCCCCACCAGAATCTGTGGTTTTGTGcaagaaaacgaagaaaagttacaaaaacCTGGTAACTAACACAATAAAATATGAATGTTTTGTCTAGCccaatctcacaaaaatctACATTGGcttaatactttatattttatgatctttttaagttattttagctatttcttgttttttggaaaataaagtTCGGCCTGTCGTTACCAGATTTGCTATTTAATAGCGAAATGtacttaaaccaaaaaaaaaaaattaaacaaaaaacaaaaaagccaaGCCCAGTAGAGCTATTGTTAGCCCACCATTTAAATTACACATGACCATGATCGTTTCAACCTCATAAGTTTCGCTATTATGATTACTAGGGTAGcttaaaattgattgatttgttttaactTTCTAAGTtttaacacaaagaaaaaatagttgacGAACTCAAAACAGAAATACGAAATAGTTTTGGGTTTTGCTTTTGTAAGTTGTCTCTAGTTTCTTCAACTTGTAAATGTTATTCATTAACTCTGTGATCTCCTCTTGGGCTgtattgtatgtatatatttcaCATGATATTACAtgtctatatatacaatttattGAAGAGGACAGATTTACCTGAGCTGTTCTATTTGGGCCTGTCATTactctatataaattaatttccaTTGAGATTTCAAAATTATCACCAAAATATTGCAAATTGTGCCGTGAGTTTGTGTTTTCgctacaaaatttatatatttcttctttctgGAAAGATTCTCAAGTTCTCAACAAtcatgtacaaaaaaaaaagtctcaataCATATCATTCTTGAGATTCTCCTGGTGGATCACTCTCTTCATCATCCACAGATTCATCATAGCGTCGAAGAGAATCAagactgaaaaaaacaaaaagaatcgaTGATCACGAATCGATGAAAGTGACCGTTTAACATTCGGCgcaaaccaaaacagagatcAGAAATGTTTAAAAGGAAGATCATTTCAAACAAAGTGAACAGTACCTGCAATTTTGAGGGACTTTCCAAGAGAAACCAGAGGACTGCTTTAGATGAAGTGGTAAAGACATGAAACCTTTCCAATCTTGAAGCATGATTCTGAGATCATGAAGCTTACTTTCCATACCGTAGCAGCAATTTGCGTGCATTGTACGAACTAAGTTCAAATCTCTGCTAGGCTCACAAAGACCGCCAAAATAAGCAGTGTTCAGGAATCTCATCTTTAACCCAATGCGGAAAACAAAAGGTTCTGTCTTGAGAAAGTTAAGAACATCCTGATCGTGATACCCCGGGAATCTGAGTCTTGATGCATACCAGTATTTGTAGAACAGTATAGTTCGATTGTTAGACCTTACAAAGTTAAATCCTCCATTTGGCCTGTTTTGAAGGTCGTTTGATCTTCCGAGGTAATGATCACATGCAATTTGGAAATCCGCATACATGTAAAACCTTGGAAACGGGTTCCTGAACCACATCACATCAGCATcctgaagaaaaggaaaaacgaATGTAAAGGGTCACTTAATAGAACCAGAAACCTGAGTTTCACACACAGTTCCCTAATGAGAACTGAaagagaagatatatatatgagaaattttACCGTGAAAACGAAGTTATAACCCAATTCAAGAACAGAACGTAGGAGATCAATCCTTCTCCACATCATCTTCAAGTAAGACCGAGTCATAAAGTAAGCTTCTCGAGAAAAATCAACACCTTCAGTAACAAGACTGAAACAATGCTGATGGAGTTCTAAGCAACGGGAATAGGCCTCAGCATCCAACGCAACAATCACCAAATGATTCAAGATTTGGCTAGTTTCTTCCCCTATTCTAAAACTC from Camelina sativa cultivar DH55 chromosome 3, Cs, whole genome shotgun sequence includes:
- the LOC104773360 gene encoding uncharacterized protein At4g15970-like, producing the protein MNLSHRVGSRLNTARLDASSTVNNSSAVMSPGSSSLIPVRRAALFLAAISISCFVLYRAVDSLSFSPRLFNFSAYLRDDEEPPKLEDVLRKAATIDRTVVLTTLNAAWAAPGSVLDLFFESFRIGEETSQILNHLVIVALDAEAYSRCLELHQHCFSLVTEGVDFSREAYFMTRSYLKMMWRRIDLLRSVLELGYNFVFTDADVMWFRNPFPRFYMYADFQIACDHYLGRSNDLQNRPNGGFNFVRSNNRTILFYKYWYASRLRFPGYHDQDVLNFLKTEPFVFRIGLKMRFLNTAYFGGLCEPSRDLNLVRTMHANCCYGMESKLHDLRIMLQDWKGFMSLPLHLKQSSGFSWKVPQNCSLDSLRRYDESVDDEESDPPGESQE